A window of Felis catus isolate Fca126 chromosome A3, F.catus_Fca126_mat1.0, whole genome shotgun sequence genomic DNA:
CCTCAAGGACccgggcccggggtggggggtgggggggtctccCTGGTGCGGTGCCCCCCCCAtcacctctttcccctccccccagcttcaCACCAGCTATTGAAGGGAGGAGTCTGTCTTTTGCACCCAATTACCAACCTAAATGGTAGAAGGACCCAAGGACAAACAAGTGTGCACAACGTGACCGGAAACCACAAAAATGAATTTCggataataaatgaatttaatgcAGTGTAGGTTCTACAGCGGGATTCTTCCAAGTTCCGGAGCGGCTCATTCTTCAACGTGCTGGTGGGCTCACCATCCGCGTCTTCAACACGCGCGCTGCCGTTCCGCACGTGATTCACGCTAAAAACACAGCTAGACGCTCGAGACCGAGGACTCGCCGGGCCCGTGGGTCTGGAGCTGCACAGGGCCCGGCTCGCCCTGGGTCTCTGTGCCTCCACTGGCCGCCCACCGGGCCCTGCAGCCCCCGGCCCAGGAGGCCACGGCGACCACCAGGCTCGCTTCCCTCTCGAGCGTGTGGCGCCGTGTGCGCCGCCGAGCGCCAGACAGCCCAGCCAGGCAGGGCTCCGCACGCGAGTCCGGCGGTCCGGCGCAGCGGGCGACAGCGGGATCGCTGCCTCCCGGTCCCCAGGCTCCCGACGTGAGGTGGAGACTCGTACCCGCACCGCACGGCACCATTCCTGCCGGTGCCACACCCACAGCCGGGCACGAGGTCGCGGTGTGACTTGCTCGAAAACACAGCCAGACGGAAGGTGCTGGGAAGGCGCGTGCAGAGAAGTCCACTCCTCCCGGttctccctcctccagctgccAGTTTTGGTTGGAGCCGAGTAGGAGTCCCACAGACCTTCTGCATCACGGTCAGAATGGACCCAGCGACCCCGCCTTccagaggggggcggggggacttcCCAACTTTGCAGATGAATCCTGGTCCCACCACAGGCTCCCTGCAACGAGAAACACCTCTGCCCTGCAGATGCAGGGACGGGATGACCGGTCGGCCCAgactgcccctcctgccccccaccgaGGGCCCGAAGCCGCCGCAGCTGGGGCCCTGCGGCCTGTGAAGGCGGAGCAGCTGGGGACACCCCACCACTGCCGACAGTCTGCACAGGCACAGAGGCCAAAGGCCCCTGCAAACCCGTGTTCTATGTCTACGGAAGCAAATCACGAGGACAGGAAAAGCGCCTCGAAGGCATCTCAGAATTAAGGCACGACATCCCACACGGGCAGGCCCCCCGGGCCGGGGACTGTGGCCCTTGCCAAACACCCCGGGTGGTCTTGAGTGCAAACCCAAGCGCTCACTGCTCTGCACGGTCACGCCACCACCAACCAACCACCGCACCACCTCCTGCAAGGTGGCAGGCGTTGGCAGGAAGAAGGGTTTAGGTGCCATCGTCACACGGGGAATGGTGACGGCGGAGGGTTCCTTTCCCCTCTCCGATGTAACAAACCTGTGAGGCTACACTCAGTAACGCCACCGCTCCGGCATCAAAGCACCCTCCTTCTGCACGCGCTAGAAGGCGCTGGAAAGCTGTCACTCCAAGTCTGTCAATGTTCCGCAAGTGCCTTCCGCGCGAGGCGCTCACGGTCCTGACAGCACAGGATGTGTGCCTCTGCAGGATGCGGCATGTGCCACGGGGAGAAGGGCCTCAGGCTCACCACAGCGGTCCCTGGACTTGGACCATCAGGAAGCATgcgtgagtaaaaaaaaaaaaaagaaaaagaaaaaaagaaacttttcagCTTAAAACGACGCAGACGGCAGCCCCAATCTATTTTCTCACAAACGTGAAACTCGAGTGCTGCATCTCTAGACAAGAGACGAGTTCCGCGTCCACGCACAGCACACACGGACGCACATCTGTGAAAGCAGACAGTGCTGGTGGGAACGGACAGAAGGGGGCAGAAGGACGCGGCCCCGGTCCCTCCACCAGGGCTAGCAGATGGGACTTCCCACCAGACGTGTCGGCATCGTCTCTAAGTCCTTCTCCTTCGTAGATCTTCACGGGCAAAAACTAAAAAGACCTTTCAGGAAATCGCTCTTGAGAAAAACAAGGCAAATTTTACTGTGAAATTAACAACAGGCAGCAAAAGCACCCTATTCTGCATTTTTCAAAGGACGCTGTGGAGGCCCACAGGCCCGCAGGGACACGGCGGACTCAGGACCAGGGTAACTCCCAGAGCAGGTCCCACTCTGTCCTCCGGAGGACACCGTTGTCCTGAACGTAAAACGTGTACGGTTCTTTCTGAAAGCCCTGGTACCCCACTCCCCAAAACCAGCATCGTACACAGAGAAATACGGACACCGCGCCACCTTAACAGAAACCGTCCTCAACATTTCCCCACACGGCTTCTGGATGCATCTTGATTGCGTGGGGGGAGCCACCTCATCCCCTGAGGCCTCACACATGGGGTCTTCGGTCACGTGTGAGGGAGACTTCCGCGTCAAACACCAGGCCCGATGAACGTTTGCCTGTTCTGGAACCTGGAAACCTCCATTCAAGTGGCAAAATATATTAGCTGTCATTGGATTTCCGCTAATCCCTACGCTTCGTAAAGATTCCAAACTAGGGTTATTTTTCACACGACTTCCTATCAGGAATGCAGAGTAACCAGaatattctcaaattttatttatttcaaggcaCTTTCcacaaaacataaagagaataAACTACATAAAACGTACATTTTCATAAACACAACAGCGAGATCCAAACGAGACGAAGAAAAATCACGTTATACTTAACGTCTGTGGTCTCGAAATGGCTTGATTTAGCGTGCTTGCCGAAGACACAGACCGCCACACGGCGGCCCACGGGAGGCGTCTGCAAAGCCGGTCCCGCCGGAGCCTCCAGGTCCACCGACAGACGGGACGAGCGTAGCCGGGCCTCAGAGGGAAGAGAGCAGCAGCGGGTCTGAGAGCGAGTCTCGCCAAAGCCCGGCTCGCACGTCCCCCGCTGCCTCGATAGGCGAACAGGGGCCGCCGCCCGCGCGTTCGGGCCGATGGTTCACGGCTCACACCCTGGACTCTGAAGAACGTGTCGGGTTGATTACGTATTAGTCACGCACGCAAACGATCTCACGTGCGCTAACGAGGAAAGCCAACTGGAAACGTGCTGGACTCTGGTACCCGCCAAGCGCATACGCCGCCTGCTCGTCTCTCCGGCTCCTGCAGCAGGTAATGGTGAACTACCTGAAGACGAAAACCTTTGGCCCTAACTTATCGACCTCAAGCCTCGGAGGAAACAGCCCTAAAGAAAGGTCACATCTGGACTGCTGAGACGGTCTCGGGCGTCAAGGAGAGACCCCCCCTTCATCCTCACGACACCAAGAGGGCAGCAGGAGGGCGAGGTGGACAGAGGCCGGAAGAATCCACAACGCACAGTCTTGCCTCTGCATCAGTGACCACCCAAGGCGGTCAAAAACCCACCACCGACCCCAGGCTCCGAGtggaagcaggaagcagagaTGAAGCGGAGGACCGGCTGACCGCACAGCACGTGAAGATCGCGCTCAGGTCTGCAGGCGTGTGGGGGACGTGGCCCCAGCGGTCAGAGGTAGACCACCTGACCCACGGGAGCACCCACGAGCCCGCCCAGCCTCGCTGGTCAAGGAAGCCGGCTCCCCGCAGCTCAGCAGCTGTTGGCATCTGCCTCTACAAAGCCCCGGGCACCAAACCCCGCCCCGGATCCGCACCGGGAGGACGGAGTCCCCGCACCAGGGGGATGTGCAGAGCCGCCCGTGGCTAGGAAGCCCTGTGCCCCCGGGCACGGTCCCCTCCACCTCCTCGAGCCTGCGCCCGCGGGGTCGGCCGGCAGCTCTGTTAACGACCGCCCTACAGGACCAGGGCCGAGCTGCACCTGCAGCGAGTCCGCACACACGAGTCCGTGTCCCCGGTCACCAGAGCACCCGCGTCCCAGCAACTGCACCGGCGGCAGGACACGTGGGGACTCACACGCACACTGGCCTGCTGCAGGGCAAGCCCCCCCCGCCAAGGCAAGTGTGcactcctggggggggggggtactcgCTGTCAAGACCCCACTCCTCGGGGTCCACTCCCAGGGGCACATGGGCCCTCAGGCCGCAAGCACTAGATGAGGCCACTGCCATCAGTCACTGTCCCGGCACCGAGACATGAGCTCCGAAAGCAAAAGATTTGAGAGGATTAACACTTTTTGGAGGCCGTTGTGGTCATTCTCGAAATCAAAGAGAAACCTTTATTTTCAACAAAACTGCCTACAAGAGAAGGTCCATCGATCCGCTAAGAAAGAGTCTCTCACCACAACCAGCAccaaaatatagatttaaaaaattaaaaaacacacagccccagccctcactcacacacacacacacacacacacacacacacacacacacacacacaaacgcatcTCCCCAGGAGCCATACCACCCAGaccagagagaaacaaaccaaactcAATACCCTCACACAAAAGAAGTCTTTGAATTAGGATTTACAAATTTATATAGTCTTTcctatgaaaaaacaaaaaaccaagggGTAAGAGAAACCTTCTCCACAAAGGCCTGACGAGTCTTAGCAGATCTGAGAAAACGTATTTTCTGCCTACGAGCTaacagaaagcaaaataatgaTCAGTGCTTGTCAGAGGTTTGCGAGGGAGGCCTCCATTCAACAACGTTCCCGAACTACAGAGTGCTCGGTGGCCGATGCGGCCCGTCCCCGCTGTCAGCGCGCCCACCGCGGTCTGCGCCACACTTCCAAAGACACCGCGTCTCTCGCTGCAAGTTTTCCAGCACTCAGAAGGGCcgtttttccctttaaaaaagaTGCCaggtcgaaaaaaaaaaaaatccaggaaaagggggaagaaagagttCTCTACTGCGGTAACCTGTCAGTCACAGACAGCTGCTCTGAGTCCggtccggggggcggggggggggggggggggggggggggtgcgcaggGGCCACCGGCACAGACTACTTGGGCTCCTCGATCACACCTTTGCTGAGGTCTGTCATTTTGGggtattttactttcttctggtCCAGCTCATTCTGAGCCCAAAGGAGTAGTTTCAGTAATTTTGCCAGCTTGGGTGTGGACTCACGATTTTCATAATCTAGGACAGCTTGGTTAACTTCACTCCACACCTAGAAAATAAATACGCCGGATAAAAACAACCACAAGTGCAGAGTGCCCGCCGATAGGACCAGTTACAATGTGCATTTACACTTCTTATAACCTTCTTACAGGAGAAGATGGTTACTTATTCAAATGAATACGAAGCCCATGACCGTGAGGCCCTCCAGAGGATGTTAAACACACACTCCTTGCCCAGGAGGAGCTCGCGGCCCGGTCGGTGGGGCTCATACCCGGCCTGGATAGCAGTGAAATGCCGTGAGCCAGGCTTGAGGGGACCGGGGTGGAGAAAAGAGCAGGGTGGGGTGACACAAGGTGCACGGGACAAGCCACAGGAGGACCCGCGTGGCGGCGGCCTGGAGAGCGGCCCTCCCTTCCGGCAGGAAAGGGCCATGGGAGTAAAGGGCCACGTCTGGGGCAGTAATGCACCGTCGTGGGGGCTGGAACACAGAAGCAGCAGCAAGGAGACAAACAGCTTCACCAGCAAATAGGGGATTTTAGGTAAAACATGTTTCAGACACCTACTTCTAAGAGTCTCCAAACAAACGAGGAGGAGGTTAAGACCAACGAGAAGAGCTGAGACAGAGAGTCTGAATGCCGTGTATGACGTCACGGTGCTCAGTTCCCGGTTCACACAGGGAAAGGGGACACTTGACGGGAGAATCGGTGCGGTCGTGACTGAGTGTCACGTGCCCAGACATGGCTTCCGTTCGTTCTACAGCTGTGCCTTTTAGAGTCCCGCCCTGAACACCCACCGAGGGGAAGGAGGCCCCGTCGGTCTTACCTTCTGCCTCTGCATCATGTGAAGCAGGTCTCCGAACGGAGACTCCTCAGGGTTATCAAAGGCCAGCAGGGCCAGAGTGCGTTCCATCTCCGTCAGGCACTCCCTGCTCTCCTCGCCCTGCTCTGCCAGCTGGGTCTGCGCGAACTCCAGCGCTGCCTCCGTCTCGCGCTGGCGGATCAGCTCTATGAGGTGCTGTTGCTGGGCCGGCAAAGGCAGACAGGCTTACACACCCGCGCCCGGACAGGCACACCCGGTGACGCGCTCTAGTCTCTAGCCAAAGGACGTCTTACGTGACAACTTCTAGCGGCCCTAAATTGTGACATTAACGCTCCTAAAGCAAGAAACAGCTCCTGGAACACACGAGACAACGGCTAACCCAAGCCCCTTCCCCACGTAAACTAAAACAACGTTCTGTTAATGCAAATTAGCCGCGTTACTTCTGAGACGAGCACACGTAACCTCATCGAGTGTCCACAAACCAGACGCCTCTCAACTGAAACTCACTTGCAGGTGGAAGTAGAGATACCGGTTGGTGTCCAGGAGCTCCGGATGGAGGCTGTTGATCAACGCGATAGCCTCCTGGATCTGGCCTTTCAGGATCATCTCACGGATTTTGATCCGCTCGTCAAGTGTTTCCAGATCCACACTAGGTTCAATCCCAGATTCCATTCGAAACTTCTCTGCTGCTTCCTTAAAGCcctctgaaaatgaaaaccatctTCAGTGCTCAGGAAGCTAGCAAGACACTAACGCAAAGCATTTTTATCCCTAGAAAGCCCATCCACCTCAAACCAATAACCTTCGACGTGACCCGCACCGTCTTAGGGACTTGGCATTTACATCTCTGATTTGCTAGCCGTGCcccacacagaaaatgaaaaccacgTACGCCACTCCTTCCCATCCCACCCGAGACGCCGTTCACCCCCCAGCCAGGGGCAAGAGTGCATGCCGGGAAGCCCAGGGCACTACGGGCTCCCCCGGGAAGGCTGCGACCCCAGGCAGAGGCTGCAGGCGTGGTTCAGGCACGTCTGCGCACACCGGCTGCGCCTCCACAGCCTGCAGAGgcctgaccctcctgcctccttgtGAGTGCACAGTTCTCACCAGCGTCTAAGCAGCATGTGTGGCCACCCACCCCCACTACAGGCAGACACTTCCTCAACACCTTCCCAGAGAAGTCTCGGTCAAGACTGATTTGGGGGACGAGGCACTGTGAACAATGGAAGGAGACTCAGACCTTTTTGAAACATCGGTGTTTTCCAACCATGTACAAAATTACCCTCTTCTTTCCC
This region includes:
- the GID8 gene encoding glucose-induced degradation protein 8 homolog, with the translated sequence MSYAEKPDEITKDEWMEKLNNLHVQRADMNRLIMNYLVTEGFKEAAEKFRMESGIEPSVDLETLDERIKIREMILKGQIQEAIALINSLHPELLDTNRYLYFHLQQQHLIELIRQRETEAALEFAQTQLAEQGEESRECLTEMERTLALLAFDNPEESPFGDLLHMMQRQKVWSEVNQAVLDYENRESTPKLAKLLKLLLWAQNELDQKKVKYPKMTDLSKGVIEEPK